A single window of Haliotis asinina isolate JCU_RB_2024 chromosome 5, JCU_Hal_asi_v2, whole genome shotgun sequence DNA harbors:
- the LOC137285188 gene encoding cadherin-99C-like isoform X2, with amino-acid sequence MSHPTLTLLVVGLCCGLHSIFAQDPCSSLDPGPYLATKPTLTMRVYEATQAELDQYPDSDKYKDELRLTGSIGGPAPAGITLEVMGNFRFFDPRDVFEFQTEAVTGKNLLKLVKAVDRDGPTGALDDDINMFTFTLKCSPVSNTSIEVYYDVRIQIIDVNDNFPRFVGAPYSATVNELIPVGSTVLHVSAVDIDFPLSSNVTYSIVPANVDDGSSMFAIDPVNGDVTVAVMLNYEELSQGHAYNLELMATDGDVDNPKSAKVTAKVTVTDGDDQGPAFEYEGCFRHMGVCAWPKYTSYANQMKLGEPITVYPVPNKVGQPVSIKARDLDPSMSEVKFSIASTIPPGFESHFSVATSHANGAFYTATVKQDTAITVSEGFEIFLKVEETTGNRRHEIAMIYFLGQNKGGSVGSQTTLKPASETDHQVGGPDKSPISTGGTSGETLALIVVVAILAAFVVCLAIAFFCYISRRRDTKGSKYNLESRHTGTTNPTYSYE; translated from the exons ATGTCTCACCCCACGCTAACCCTCCTCGTCGTCGGCCTCTGCTGCGGTCTACACTCTATCTTTGCCCAGGACC CATGCAGCTCCCTGGATCCCGGCCCCTACCTAGCCACCAAGCCCACCCTCACAATGCGGGTATACGAGGCCACTCAGGCAG AATTGGACCAGTACCCTGACAGTGACAAGTACAAGGATGAGCTGAGATTGACCGGGTCAATCGGAGGACCGGCGCCTGCTGGTATCACCCTAGAGGTCATGGGCAACTTCCGCTTCTTCGATCCCCGGGATGTGTTTGAGTTTCAAACGGAGGCTGTGACGGGAAAGAATCTGCTAAAGTTGGTGAAAGCTGTTGATAGAGAT GGACCAACTGGTGCTTTGGATGATGACATCAACATGTTCACCTTCACCCTTAAATGTTCCCCTGTCTCTAACACATCCATAGAG GTCTACTATGACGTCAGGATTCAAATCATAGACGTCAATGACAACTTCCCCAGATTTGTCGGAGCTCCTTACAGCGCAACAGTCAACGAG CTCATCCCAGTGGGATCTACCGTCCTCCACGTGTCAGCTGTTGACATCGACTTCCCACTTTCCAGTAACGTCACTTACTCCATCGTGCCCGCTAACGTTGATGATGGCAGCAGCATGTTCGCAATCGATCCAGTAAATGGTGACGTCACTGTTGCCGTCATGTTGAACTACGAAGAGCTGTCTCAAGGCCATGCCTACAACCTTGAGCTAATGGCCACG GACGGAGACGTTGATAATCCAAAGAGCGCCAAGGTCACGGCAAAGGTGACAGTTACTGATGGAGATGACCAGGGCCCGGCTTTCGAGTACGAGGGATGCTTCAGACACATGGGAGTCTGTGCATGGCCCAAATATACCTCATACGCCAATCAGATGAAGTTG GGAGAACCAATCACAGTCTACCCTGTGCCTAACAAGGTTGGCCAACCAGTCAGTATCAAGGCCAGAGACCTTGATCCTTCTATGTCAGAGGTCAAGTTCTCCATTGCATCAA CCATTCCACCTGGCTTTGAGTCTCACTTTTCGGTTGCTACTAGTCATgcaaatggcgccttctacacagctacagtcaagcaagatacgGCAATCACTGTCAGCGAAGGTTTTGAGATCTTCCTCAAG GTGGAAGAAACGACCGGCAACAGGAGACATGAAATAGCTATGATATACTTTCTG GGACAGAACAAAGGTGGCTCTGTCGGAAGTCAGACTACACTCAAACCTGCTTCGGAAACAGATCATCAAG TTGGAGGCCCTGACAAGTCTCCCATCTCAACCGGCGGCACGTCTGGTGAGACCTTGGCCCTTATTGTAGTCGTTGCCATCCTGGCTGCATTTGTCGTCTGCCTCGCCATCGCATTCTTCTGCTATATTTCAAGAAGACGGGACACCAAGGGGAGCAAGTACAACCTTGAATCCCGCCACACG GGTACAACCAATCCAACATATTCATATGAATAG
- the LOC137285186 gene encoding putative nuclease HARBI1: MAANASTDRNNILEKYTEKELTRRFRLSKDGIQFVVSLISNEISPLTQRSNPLSATEKVLLTLRYLATGKMQLCNADHIGVSQSSVSRAITQTITAVSAPAIVRQFISFPTSQAEIRRNQLGFYGIANFPGVVGVIDGTHIQILAPSQHEPAYVNRKQYHSINTQVIFDHSSQIIDVVAKWPGSTHDSRILTESGVCALFTRHVMPAGCHLLGDSGYPCRDWLLTPYLQPHPGSQTAYNRAHKRTRSVVERGIGQLKRRFHVLHGEVRLSPQKTCKVITSCAVLHNICKMRNIPLPDGESMEPDEDDQPQTLPPLSGHNLIYRDHFANTHF, encoded by the exons ATGGCCGCCAATGCAAGCACCGATAGAAACAACATTTTAGAAAAATACACTGAAAAAGAATTGACACGAAGATTTCGTTTATCCAAAGATGGCATACAGTTTGTAGTAAGTTTGATTTCCAATGAAATTTCACCTCTGACACAAAGAAGCAATCCCTTATCGGCTACAGAAAAAGTTCTGTTGACGCTGCGATACTTGGCCACTGGGAAGATGCAGCTGTGTAATGCTGATCATATTGGAGTTTCACAGTCGTCAGTCAGTAGGGCCATTACACAAACAATAACTGCAGTGTCTGCTCCTGCCATAGTTCGACAGTTTATTTCGTTTCCTACCAGTCAAGCTGAAATACGAAGAAACCAACTAGGTTTCTATGGCATCGCTAATTTTCCCGGAGTGGTTGGGGTGATAGATGGCACCCACATTCAGATTCTGGCACCATCCCAGCACGAACCTGCTTATGTGAATAGGAAACAATACCACAGCATCAACACTCAGGTTATCTTTGACCACAGTTCGCAAATCATCGATGTTGTAGCGAAATGGCCCGGGTCCACTCATGACTCGCGCATACTGACCGAGAGCGGCGTTTGCGCTTTGTTTACACGCCATGTGATGCCTGCCGGCTGCCATTTGCTTGGGGACAGTGGATATCCATGTAGAGATTGGCTCCTCACACCTTATCTTCAACCACATCCCGGCTCTCAGACAGCATACAACAG AGCTCATAAAAGGACTCGAAGTGTAGTCGAGAGAGGGATTGGGCAGTTGAAACGCcgtttccatgttttgcatggTGAAGTTAGACTATCACCACAAAAAACATGCAAG GTCATCACATCTTGTGCTGTGTTGCACAACATATGCAAGATGAGGAACATTCCCTTGCCTGATGGTGAATCGATGGAGCCAGACGAGGACGACCAGCCACAAACTCTTCCACCATTGTCTGGTCATAACCTCATTTACAGGGATCACTTTGCCAACACTCACTTCTAG
- the LOC137285188 gene encoding cadherin-99C-like isoform X1, which produces MSHPTLTLLVVGLCCGLHSIFAQDPCSSLDPGPYLATKPTLTMRVYEATQAELDQYPDSDKYKDELRLTGSIGGPAPAGITLEVMGNFRFFDPRDVFEFQTEAVTGKNLLKLVKAVDRDGPTGALDDDINMFTFTLKCSPVSNTSIEVYYDVRIQIIDVNDNFPRFVGAPYSATVNELIPVGSTVLHVSAVDIDFPLSSNVTYSIVPANVDDGSSMFAIDPVNGDVTVAVMLNYEELSQGHAYNLELMATDGDVDNPKSAKVTAKVTVTDGDDQGPAFEYEGCFRHMGVCAWPKYTSYANQMKLGEPITVYPVPNKVGQPVSIKARDLDPSMSEVKFSIASTIPPGFESHFSVATSHANGAFYTATVKQDTAITVSEGFEIFLKVEETTGNRRHEIAMIYFLGQNKGGSVGSQTTLKPASETDHQVGGPDKSPISTGGTSGETLALIVVVAILAAFVVCLAIAFFCYISRRRDTKGSKYNLESRHTTGGQRNGTSSTQM; this is translated from the exons ATGTCTCACCCCACGCTAACCCTCCTCGTCGTCGGCCTCTGCTGCGGTCTACACTCTATCTTTGCCCAGGACC CATGCAGCTCCCTGGATCCCGGCCCCTACCTAGCCACCAAGCCCACCCTCACAATGCGGGTATACGAGGCCACTCAGGCAG AATTGGACCAGTACCCTGACAGTGACAAGTACAAGGATGAGCTGAGATTGACCGGGTCAATCGGAGGACCGGCGCCTGCTGGTATCACCCTAGAGGTCATGGGCAACTTCCGCTTCTTCGATCCCCGGGATGTGTTTGAGTTTCAAACGGAGGCTGTGACGGGAAAGAATCTGCTAAAGTTGGTGAAAGCTGTTGATAGAGAT GGACCAACTGGTGCTTTGGATGATGACATCAACATGTTCACCTTCACCCTTAAATGTTCCCCTGTCTCTAACACATCCATAGAG GTCTACTATGACGTCAGGATTCAAATCATAGACGTCAATGACAACTTCCCCAGATTTGTCGGAGCTCCTTACAGCGCAACAGTCAACGAG CTCATCCCAGTGGGATCTACCGTCCTCCACGTGTCAGCTGTTGACATCGACTTCCCACTTTCCAGTAACGTCACTTACTCCATCGTGCCCGCTAACGTTGATGATGGCAGCAGCATGTTCGCAATCGATCCAGTAAATGGTGACGTCACTGTTGCCGTCATGTTGAACTACGAAGAGCTGTCTCAAGGCCATGCCTACAACCTTGAGCTAATGGCCACG GACGGAGACGTTGATAATCCAAAGAGCGCCAAGGTCACGGCAAAGGTGACAGTTACTGATGGAGATGACCAGGGCCCGGCTTTCGAGTACGAGGGATGCTTCAGACACATGGGAGTCTGTGCATGGCCCAAATATACCTCATACGCCAATCAGATGAAGTTG GGAGAACCAATCACAGTCTACCCTGTGCCTAACAAGGTTGGCCAACCAGTCAGTATCAAGGCCAGAGACCTTGATCCTTCTATGTCAGAGGTCAAGTTCTCCATTGCATCAA CCATTCCACCTGGCTTTGAGTCTCACTTTTCGGTTGCTACTAGTCATgcaaatggcgccttctacacagctacagtcaagcaagatacgGCAATCACTGTCAGCGAAGGTTTTGAGATCTTCCTCAAG GTGGAAGAAACGACCGGCAACAGGAGACATGAAATAGCTATGATATACTTTCTG GGACAGAACAAAGGTGGCTCTGTCGGAAGTCAGACTACACTCAAACCTGCTTCGGAAACAGATCATCAAG TTGGAGGCCCTGACAAGTCTCCCATCTCAACCGGCGGCACGTCTGGTGAGACCTTGGCCCTTATTGTAGTCGTTGCCATCCTGGCTGCATTTGTCGTCTGCCTCGCCATCGCATTCTTCTGCTATATTTCAAGAAGACGGGACACCAAGGGGAGCAAGTACAACCTTGAATCCCGCCACACG ACTGGCGGACAACGGAATGGCACATCCTCCACTCAAATGTAA
- the LOC137285187 gene encoding nuclear apoptosis-inducing factor 1-like has translation MSMDKKITRKPNWTAEQTLFLARLVEQNKAVLLGRFGPGVTSSRKKEIWTDITKQINATFTGCVRTSEEVEKKWHNTQAKSKYDIAAYKKGAASTGGGPSPFPLLNETAEVVWDILGKDNVCISGIPESMDSTLLQIQDSAESSDAMTLLNIQSLPGVEGSFHVVDSVADVADVAFTPSTPVDASATPVRPTEKVSSRSRERFAPPSRPSHVPSCSECDELHHKKMKLEIEVLELKKKVMEHKLRKIMEE, from the exons ATGTCAATGGACAAGAAAATTACAAGAAAGCCAAACTGGACGGCGGAGCAGACCTTGTTCTTAGCGCGCCTCGTGGAACAGAACAAGGCTGTGTTGCTCGGCCGATTTGGCCCGGGCGTGACATCATCCCGAAAAAAGGAGATCTGGACGGACATTACGAAGCAAATAAATGCCACCTTCACAG GATGTGTTAGAACTAGCGAGGAGGTGGAGAAGAAGTGGCACAACACTCAGGCCAAGTCAAAATATGACATCGCAGCATACAAGAAAGGGGCTGCATCTACAG GTGGTGGACCATCGCCATTCCCACTGTTAAATGAAACAGCTGAGGTTGTGTGGGACATTCTGGGGAAGGACAATGTGTGCATATCAGGAATCCCTGAGTCAATGGATTCAACTTTACTCCAGATTCAGGATTCTGCTGAGTCAAG tGATGCCATGACATTGTTAAACATACAGTCGCTGCCAGGTGTGGAGGGGTCTTTTCATGTTGTCGACAGTGTGGCAGATGTGGCAGATGTGGCATTTACTCCAAGTACACCTGTAGATGCTTCAGCGACTCCAGTCAGGCCTACAGAGAAAGTCTCTTCACGAAGTAGAGAAAGATTTGCTCCACCATCAAGACCATCCCATGTTCCATCTTGCAGTGAATGTGATGAGCTGCatcacaaaaaaatgaaattggaAATAGAAGTTCTGGAACTCAAAAAGAAAGTAATGGAACATAAACTAAGGAAAATTATGGAAGAGTAG